In the Topomyia yanbarensis strain Yona2022 chromosome 3, ASM3024719v1, whole genome shotgun sequence genome, one interval contains:
- the LOC131687716 gene encoding uncharacterized protein LOC131687716 has product MSGLWYETDLSSIESSSEVESAEKEDHLEKAAATEEFSVSDDLYSENSKRMEVRGKSTAKWLSGSWLLKPFEENLPLNKRKAEWIRFRNQFERIFACKEPVGPEMQLAGMKIFAGNYLLSVIELQEKLPASDTDNIYTATIYALNKYFDQTCDYTKERMKFREMRMGDTEPFVDWVLRLETQAKFCEFELDQSKEELMQALLRRSVPEIAQKLYEMSDVFSNNLEKIMTHGRHLDYMRMETDEAKQAVKVESSYCSVEQQLDDSRVVKPINAVLGQKFSYGPERQGFNHRSRWWADYKNSRYRGESTRGRAGRYYTHRQNCSKCGRVHGPKECMAFRVKCYACGKEGHFAEFCFSSNSRTNQGQRERPYRSFMDKDESGKINQLITGGMNPLRREQDPRLVSCMIGTEHLEFLVDSGATVNTITTIGWQKIKRNCRSVIQEIMPHLEEILLSYANQQPLEVECSFKAFIGVNSRPLHLAKFFVVKGARLSLLSYDTAFKMNLIRIGGQDATPEYRRRTDANEIICSISDTRLEPKMLDIEVTEPLEFPKMPIAPLKFKVDDSVSAKQIIRYNIPKAFESAINESTDFRIVVDYREVNKAIIREPHPMPSLDKIWTEIPNGTLFFTKLDLKDAYFHVELHEEVHHFTTFMTANGLMRFRRLPFGLSCAPELFQRVMEKLLIKCKHVIVYLDDILVFGNTILELQQHVAEVQKVLVDNNLTVNEEKSVYDQSTVDFLGFTIDGSGISPTTKKISDIALFEKPKDASETKPLRDLLAEHTKFEWKIQHQEAFEALKNAVENDLVKRGYFNEDDQTILYTDASPWGLGAILVQEGKEDDEHRIIACASKSLTATECRYPQLHREALAIVWAMEKFSYYLLGRNFVLRSDSEALMFMTKSHRKDVGKRILSRAEGWMLRMDHFSYKFEHVAGKDNIADAASRIGTKRKCLQFGMEKEPHELFAVTAKPDIINEHMLALTNAEVQKKNC; this is encoded by the exons atgagtGGATTGTGGTATGAAACGGATTTGTCATCTATCGAATCTAGTTCGGAagtcgagagtgctgagaaagAAGACCATTTAGAAAAAGCCGCTGCGACAGAGGAGTTTTCAGTGTCGGATGATTTATATAGCGAAAATTCTAAGCGGATGGAAGTGCGAGGAAAATCAACTGCGAAGTGGCTTTCAGGCTCTTGGCTGTTAAAACCGTTCGAGGAAAATTTGCCACTCAACAAACGCAAGGCTGAGTGGATTCGGTTTCGGAATCAGTTTGAGCGAATTTTTGCTTGCAAGGAACCCGTTGGACCTGAAATGCAGCTAGCCGGAATGAAGATTTTTGCTGGTAATTATTTACTAAGTGTAATCGAACTACAAGAAAAGCTTCCTGCGAGCGACACGGACAATATTTACACTGCTACAATATATGCACTGAATAAGTACTTCGATCAGACGTGCGATTATACGAAGGAACGAATGAAATTTCGCGAGATGAGAATGGGGGACACGGAACCGTTCGTCGATTGGGTTTTGCGATTGGAGACTCAAGCGAAGTTTTGTGAATTCGAGCTGGATCAGTCGAAAGAAGAACTCATGCAAGCATTGCTTAGACGTTCGGTACCGGAAATTGCGCAAAAGCTTTACGAAATGAGTGATGTATTCAGTAACAATCTAGAGAAGATTATGACCCACGGTAGACACCTTGATTATATGCGGATGGAAACAGATGAGGCTAAGCAGGCGGTGAAGGTCGAAAGCAGCTACTGTTCCGTAGAACAGCAACTGGATGATAGTAGAGTAGTAAAACCGATCAACGCAGTACTTGGTCAAAAGTTTTCTTATGGTCCAGAGCGCCAAGGTTTTAATCATAGATCGCGTTGGTGGGCTGATTATAAGAATTCCCGTTATCGAGGTGAGAGCACACGTGGTCGTGCAGGTCGTTATTACACTCACAGGCAGAACTGCTCGAAGTGTGGACGGGTTCACGGACCCAAGGAATGTATGGCCTTTCGAGTGAAGTGTTATGCCTGTGGTAAAGAAGGGCATTTTGCCGAATTTTGTTTCTCATCAAACAGTCGTACCAATCAAGGACAACGGGAACGTCCTTATCGCAGTTTTATGGATAAAGATGAGTCTGGGAAAATTAATCAG TTAATAACTGGCGGTATGAACCCTCTACGAAGGGAGCAAGATCCACGACTTGTTAGTTGCATGATTGGGACTGAACATTTAGAATTCCTTGTGGATTCGGGAGCTACTGTCAACACCATTACAACAATCGGTTGGCAAAAGATTAAACGAAATTGCCGTTCCGTTATTCAGGAAATAATGCCACATCTTGAGGAAATTTTGCTTAGCTACGCGAACCAGCAACCACTGGAAGTGGAATGTTCGTTCAAAGCTTTCATTGGTGTGAACAGTCGGCCATTGCATCTTGCGAAATTTTTTGTGGTTAAAGGAGCTAGGTTATCGTTGCTTAGCTACGACACGGCATTCAAAATGAATTTGATTCGAATTGGCGGGCAAGATGCGACTCCAGAATATCGCCGGAGAACTGATGCAAATGAAATAATCTGCTCGATCTCTGACACAAGGCTTGAACCCAAGATGCTTGACATCGAGGTGACAGAACCGCTCGAGTTTCCAAAAATGCCGATAGCTCCTTTGAAGTTTAAGGTGGATGACTCAGTTTCGGCGAAGCAAATCATCCGGTATAACATCCCAAAGGCATTCGAGAGTGCCATCAACGAAAG TACCGATTTTCGAATCGTCGTTGACTACCGGGAGGTAAATAAGGCGATCATTCGTGAGCCGCATCCAATGCCATCGCTGGACAAAATTTGGACGGAAATTCCTAACGGAACGTTGTTTTTCACCAAACTAGATTTGAAGGACGCTTATTTTCACGTTGAATTACACGAAGAAGTTCATCATTTTACGACTTTTATGACTGCCAACGGGTTGATGCGTTTCAGAAGATTACCGTTCGGATTGTCATGCGCGCCTGAACTTTTTCAACGCGTGATGGAAAAGCTACTGATAAAATGTAAACATGTTATCGTTTACCTAGACGACATATTGGTGTTTGGGAATACTATTTTGGAGTTACAACAACATGTAGCCGAGGTACAGAAAGTACTAGTTGATAATAATCTCACAGTCAACGAAGAGAAATCGGTGTATGATCAGAGTACTGTAGATTTTCTTGGGTTTACCATTGATGGCAGCGGAATATCACCAACgacgaaaaaaatttcggatatTGCATTGTTTGAAAAACCTAAGGATGCATCTGAA ACTAAACCATTGCGCGATCTTCTAGCAGAGCATACCAAGTTTGAGTGGAAAATACAACATCAGGAAGCATTCGAGGCACTCAAGAACGCGGTTGAAAACGATTTGGTGAAAAGGGGATATTTTAATGAAGACGATCAGACAATCCTTTATACCGATGCATCGCCTTGGGGACTAGGAGCGATCTTGGTCCAAGAAGGAAAAGAAGATGACGAGCATCGGATAATTGCGTGTGCTTCCAAAAGCCTGACAGCCACAGAGTGTCGTTACCCACAGTTACATCGAGAGGCGCTGGCAATCGTTTGGGCAATGGAGAAGTTCTCTTACTACCTATTGGGTCGGAATTTTGTTCTTCGGTCAGACAGTGAAGCGCTTATGTTCATGACGAAGAGTCATCGTAAAGACGTAGGCAAAAGAATTTTGTCGAGAGCCGAGGGTTGGATGCTACGAATGGACCATTTCTCTTATAAATTCGAACACGTTGCCGGGAAGGACAATATTGCCGACGCAGCCTCTAGGATCGGTACCAAACGAAAATGTCTACAATTCGGTATGGAGAAAGAACCTCATGAGTTGTTTGCCGTCACGGCCAAGCCTGATATAATCAACGAACACATGTTGGCACTAACGAATGCTGaagtccaaaaaaaaaattgctaa